In Rutidosis leptorrhynchoides isolate AG116_Rl617_1_P2 chromosome 2, CSIRO_AGI_Rlap_v1, whole genome shotgun sequence, one genomic interval encodes:
- the LOC139887775 gene encoding uncharacterized protein, whose amino-acid sequence MRGRSSSMERTKVVYEAKEEPCLSGSYIRTLVKHLTSKDSLHGDGELKENVTQNGECFINENKNNTQKQPTQHKKQVRRRLHTTRPYQERLLNMAEARKEIVTALKYHRASMKQQESAAQNLDIHTPQEKKPKSRKIQSLYPPAATTTAAATTSAVTNSYSSLSYPPSYWPSSTIAAPPPPSYYDNQDFVLPSQTLGLTLNFQNFNNLDTNIYQKPVSNNSTLSTSSTPSSSSSSAALSVPVGNSSSSDGGLHHAMDDDEMEEIRSLGEQHQIEWNDTVNLVTSARWCSFLKTMEIETEEGDENDGLNQFDQKIEFPSWLINSNESSCLQQNFDHHFSDAYLQDHALPCMDIGEIEAMDGDWLP is encoded by the exons ATGAGGGGTAGGTCATCTTCAATGGAAAGAACCAAAGTTGTTTATGAGGCTAAAGAAGAGCCCTGTCTCTCTGGTTCCTACATCCGAACCCTGGTCAAACATTTGACTTCCAAAGATTCATTACATGGTGATGGTGAACTAAAAGAAAATGTAACCCAAAATGGTGAATGTTTTATTAATGAAAACAAAAACAATACACAAAAACAACCAACACAACACAAGAAACAAGTTAGAAGAAGACTTCATACCACTAGACCTTATCAAGAAAGGCTTTTAAATATGGCAGAAGCCCGTAAAGAAATCGTTACCGCCCTTAAGTATCATAGAGCTTCAATGAAGCAACAAGAATCAGCAGCCCAAAATCTTGACATTCATACACCACAAGAAAAAAAACCGAAATCCCGAAAAATTCAGAGTCTTTATCCTCCTGCAGCCACTACCACCGCCGCCGCCACCACGTCCGCTGTCACGAATTCGTATTCAAGTTTATCTTATCCTCCTTCTTATTGGCCTTCCTCAACAATTGCCGCACCCCCACCACCTTCTTATTATGACAATCAAGATTTTGTACTCCCTAGTCAAACCTTAGGATTGACTCTCAATTTTCAGAATTTTAACAATCTAGATACCAATATTTATCAAAAACCAGTGTCAAATAACTCAACATTATCTACTTCATCcaccccatcatcatcatcatcttctgcaGCTTTATCTGTTCCTGTGGGAAACTCAAGTTCATCTGATGGTGGTTTACATCATGCTATGGATGATGATGAAATGGAGGAGATAAGATCATTAGGAGAGCAGCATCAAATTGAGTGGAATGATACTGTAAATCTAGTGACGTCAGCAAGGTGGTGTAGTTTCTTGAAAACTATGGAAATTGAAACAGAGGAAGGTGATGAGAATGATGGGTTGAATCAATTTGATCAAAAAATTGAATTTCCATCATGGTTGATTAATTCTAATGAGAGTTCTTGTCTGCAACAAAACTTTGATCACCATTTTTCTGATGCTTACCTTCAAGATCATGCTTTGCCTTG TATGGACATAGGTGAAATTGAAGCAATGGATGGGGACTGGCTACCCTGA